One region of Chloroflexota bacterium genomic DNA includes:
- a CDS encoding family 10 glycosylhydrolase, whose protein sequence is MAATARDLLADRGYAADPIYLTDLDRVTPASALATELRPRTWQTLPYETEHLRGVLLWAGFESQAPAVSYPLDRRGWHAISVGFHPTTEDQGWLEQVLVKLSGDDTYSMLRWEPPRGLDGHERRLRFEELFWRVAKLDGQDLVFEQITRRLAAGDGPGTVQGESTKIAYVKLVPLSDAEAAAHERDLRDASTRRLFGHNDAFYPYTYRTTTAEEIRREVEPYRETDFGRIYWEVGGGDKLYYDTAVGRNPADLDLQGYSRLGERLLVESFREFRRKGIDPVDVALRHTHDLGMEFHASYRLAAWTYPPTTMEGYFTGGYFERHPELHCIDRQGRILPRLSYAFPETQEFCLAVLREMAAYPVDGVALLFNRRPPYLDYEAPLVESFTREFGEDPHDLDERDPRWLAHRAAVLTAFMRRLRAEMDAASAARQGKRIGISVCVLGTQADNDFFGLDVATWAREGLIDTLIPYSPAPLALPVAEDTWNSGEQIQPFVEAVRGTPCLMAPNLMPRDLSAEDYRRMASMLYGAGAEHLFVWDCAGSWFRANHQSHWNALRRLGHRDEIEAWRQGGEPSLANPTIPLRTLGGWDMTTIAPG, encoded by the coding sequence ATGGCTGCAACAGCGCGTGATCTTTTGGCCGACCGAGGCTATGCGGCGGATCCCATCTATCTGACCGATCTGGACCGCGTCACGCCGGCCTCGGCGCTGGCGACCGAGCTGCGTCCACGCACCTGGCAAACGCTGCCCTACGAGACCGAACATTTGCGCGGCGTGCTGCTGTGGGCGGGATTCGAGTCACAGGCGCCCGCGGTCAGCTATCCGCTCGATCGGCGCGGCTGGCACGCCATCAGCGTGGGATTTCACCCGACCACTGAGGACCAGGGCTGGCTGGAGCAGGTGCTGGTGAAGCTGAGCGGCGATGACACCTACTCGATGCTGCGCTGGGAGCCGCCGCGGGGGCTGGACGGGCATGAGCGCCGGCTCCGGTTCGAGGAGCTCTTCTGGCGCGTAGCCAAGCTCGACGGCCAGGACCTGGTGTTCGAGCAGATCACCCGGCGCCTGGCGGCGGGCGACGGCCCGGGGACGGTTCAGGGCGAGTCGACCAAGATCGCCTACGTCAAGCTCGTGCCGCTCTCGGACGCCGAGGCGGCGGCGCACGAGCGGGACCTGCGCGACGCCTCCACCCGCCGGCTGTTTGGACACAACGACGCGTTCTATCCCTACACCTATCGCACGACGACCGCCGAGGAGATCCGGCGCGAGGTGGAGCCCTACCGCGAGACGGACTTCGGGCGCATCTATTGGGAGGTCGGCGGCGGCGACAAGCTCTACTACGACACCGCCGTGGGGCGCAATCCGGCCGATCTCGACCTGCAGGGCTACAGCCGGCTGGGCGAGCGCTTGCTGGTGGAGAGCTTTCGCGAGTTCAGGCGCAAGGGCATCGATCCGGTGGACGTGGCGCTGCGGCACACCCACGACCTGGGGATGGAGTTCCACGCCAGCTACCGGCTGGCGGCGTGGACCTATCCGCCGACCACCATGGAGGGGTATTTCACCGGCGGGTATTTCGAGCGTCACCCGGAGCTGCACTGCATCGACCGGCAGGGACGAATCCTGCCGCGGCTGTCATACGCGTTTCCGGAAACCCAGGAGTTTTGCCTGGCCGTGCTGCGCGAGATGGCGGCCTATCCGGTCGACGGCGTTGCGCTGCTGTTCAACCGGAGGCCGCCGTACCTGGACTACGAGGCGCCGCTGGTCGAGAGCTTCACGCGCGAGTTCGGCGAGGACCCGCACGACCTGGACGAGCGCGATCCCCGCTGGCTGGCCCACCGCGCCGCCGTGCTCACGGCGTTCATGCGGCGGCTGCGCGCCGAGATGGACGCCGCCAGCGCCGCGCGCCAGGGCAAGCGGATCGGCATTTCCGTGTGCGTGCTGGGCACCCAGGCCGACAACGACTTCTTTGGCCTGGACGTGGCCACCTGGGCGCGCGAGGGCCTGATCGACACGCTGATTCCCTACAGCCCCGCGCCGCTGGCCCTGCCGGTGGCCGAAGACACGTGGAATTCGGGCGAGCAGATCCAGCCGTTCGTCGAGGCGGTGCGCGGGACTCCCTGCCTCATGGCGCCCAACCTGATGCCGCGCGACCTGAGCGCCGAGGACTACCGCCGCATGGCCTCCATGCTCTACGGCGCCGGGGCCGAGCATCTGTTCGTGTGGGACTGCGCGGGCTCGTGGTTCCGCGCCAACCACCAGTCGCACTGGAACGCGCTGCGCCGGCTGGGTCACCGGGACGAGATCGAGGCCTGGCGGCAAGGAGGCGAGCCCAGCCTGGCGAACCCCACCATTCCCCTCCGCACCCTGGGCGGCTGGGACATGACCACCATCGCCCCGGGCTAA
- a CDS encoding flavin reductase family protein, with amino-acid sequence MTVPPMPAADVEALFKASMAALASGVAVVTGATADGSPRGLTVTSIASYSAHPPSVIVCVDETCNSYTALTTGSHFAAHLLQAEQADVAALFASSAIDKFDRVSWRLWDDRLPVLRDVLAVVICRRISTTVLGDHAILVGEVVDGSMQDAQPLVYWRRGFYEGPGTPMDGG; translated from the coding sequence ATGACCGTGCCGCCAATGCCCGCCGCGGATGTCGAAGCGCTGTTCAAGGCCTCGATGGCGGCCCTGGCCTCCGGCGTCGCGGTGGTGACGGGCGCGACCGCCGACGGCTCGCCGCGCGGGCTCACCGTCACGTCGATCGCGTCGTACTCCGCCCATCCGCCCTCGGTGATTGTCTGCGTCGACGAGACCTGCAACAGCTATACCGCGCTCACGACGGGGAGCCATTTCGCGGCGCATCTGCTGCAGGCGGAGCAGGCCGACGTGGCCGCGCTGTTCGCCTCCAGCGCCATCGATAAGTTCGACCGCGTGTCGTGGAGGCTCTGGGACGACCGGCTGCCCGTCCTGCGCGACGTGCTGGCGGTGGTGATCTGCCGCCGCATCAGCACCACGGTGCTCGGGGACCACGCGATCCTGGTGGGCGAGGTGGTGGACGGGTCGATGCAGGACGCGCAGCCGCTGGTCTACTGGCGCCGCGGGTTCTACGAGGGGCCGGGCACGCCGATGGACGGCGGCTAG
- a CDS encoding DUF2961 domain-containing protein, with protein MPSMEPAWLTLPDHFVPSRVTTYQALPPDTPVTLARLDGPGCIRRIWAASVRHPTPAHQRQIVLRMFWDGADAPAVEAPLGDFFGQLHGLPPYSLDSRYLTMQAHAGYTATFPMPFQEGARIEAVAGPDVGDDGILLQTDWHAYPPESFTEPLRFHAQFRRENPCEAFGRNYLVLDAVGRGRFLGFNYGVAVRDDRARWSHAGAENIYVTNSADAPEGPFAHLRGAGGEDAFGASNGGVLHRPSTHFDQGVPYYAQEDLGPALARHTLAAYRFFEADAIPFGQSLQVRFGSMANDICSTAYWYQEPPHRPFVRMPDWHQLLLGSELPYDATGAAEPEPRWQLMGPFHPDHEAALDAAADRADAAERFAEMGYSPDSPWRRGDRHVARWAPAADINGFVDFSLTFRPIGPENSLTYPAIGLAQTWLYVEADAAVTLQAGWVNDLRLRIGNGPWASLGRNDYFRNRERRLALRAGWNRLQVKLDNPDDGLARHAWGSWVFALRAIDDRGRELALHPERGE; from the coding sequence ATGCCGTCGATGGAACCGGCGTGGCTAACGCTGCCCGACCACTTCGTACCCTCGCGCGTCACCACGTACCAGGCCCTGCCGCCCGACACTCCCGTCACGTTGGCCCGGCTCGACGGCCCCGGCTGCATCCGCCGCATCTGGGCCGCCAGCGTGCGCCATCCGACGCCGGCGCACCAGCGCCAGATTGTGCTGCGCATGTTCTGGGACGGCGCGGACGCGCCTGCCGTCGAGGCGCCGCTCGGCGACTTCTTCGGCCAACTCCACGGCTTGCCGCCCTACTCGCTCGACTCGCGCTACCTCACCATGCAGGCCCACGCCGGATACACGGCCACGTTTCCCATGCCCTTTCAGGAGGGGGCGCGCATCGAGGCCGTGGCAGGCCCGGACGTGGGTGACGACGGGATTCTGCTGCAGACCGATTGGCACGCCTACCCGCCGGAATCCTTCACGGAGCCGCTGCGCTTCCACGCGCAGTTCCGGCGCGAGAACCCCTGCGAGGCCTTCGGACGGAACTACCTGGTGCTGGATGCGGTCGGCCGCGGTCGTTTCCTGGGCTTCAACTACGGCGTGGCCGTGCGCGACGACCGGGCGCGCTGGTCCCACGCGGGCGCCGAGAACATCTATGTCACGAATTCCGCCGACGCGCCCGAGGGGCCATTCGCCCATCTGCGCGGCGCGGGCGGCGAGGACGCGTTTGGCGCCTCCAACGGCGGCGTGCTGCACCGGCCCTCCACGCATTTCGATCAGGGCGTGCCCTACTACGCCCAGGAGGACCTCGGTCCCGCCCTCGCCCGGCACACGCTGGCGGCCTACCGCTTCTTCGAGGCGGACGCCATCCCCTTCGGCCAATCGCTCCAGGTGCGCTTCGGCTCCATGGCCAACGACATTTGCAGCACGGCGTACTGGTACCAGGAACCGCCGCACCGGCCGTTCGTCCGCATGCCGGACTGGCACCAACTCCTGCTCGGATCGGAGCTGCCGTACGACGCCACCGGCGCCGCGGAGCCGGAACCGCGCTGGCAGCTGATGGGCCCGTTCCATCCGGATCACGAAGCGGCGTTGGACGCTGCCGCCGACCGTGCCGATGCCGCCGAGCGCTTCGCCGAGATGGGCTACTCGCCCGACTCACCCTGGCGCCGGGGCGATCGGCACGTCGCGCGCTGGGCGCCGGCCGCCGACATCAACGGCTTCGTGGACTTCTCGCTGACCTTCCGCCCCATTGGACCCGAGAACTCGCTCACCTATCCGGCGATCGGGCTGGCGCAAACCTGGCTGTACGTCGAGGCTGACGCCGCCGTCACGCTGCAAGCCGGTTGGGTCAACGACTTGCGCCTGCGCATCGGCAACGGCCCCTGGGCGTCGCTGGGCCGAAACGATTACTTCCGCAATCGCGAGCGTCGGCTGGCGTTGCGGGCCGGCTGGAATCGGCTCCAGGTGAAGCTCGACAACCCCGATGACGGGCTGGCCCGGCACGCGTGGGGATCCTGGGTCTTCGCGCTGCGCGCGATCGACGACCGCGGGCGGGAGCTCGCGCTGCATCCGGAGCGGGGTGAGTAG